The Heptranchias perlo isolate sHepPer1 chromosome 18, sHepPer1.hap1, whole genome shotgun sequence genomic interval ATTTAAAAAGAAGTGATTTGTGTTTTATTGTACTTGCAGCTACTCAGTCTGGTCAAATGTCAGGTGAAGGCAAAGCTGGGCCTCCTGGAGCCAACAGTCGCTTAGCATTTTCCCAAAGTGGAAGAGGACGCGGACGTTTCccaccatctggccctggtgggGACAGATTCCCGGGGCCTTCTGGACCAGGAGGGCCTCCACCTTTTCCTGGTGAATATCAAAGTGATTATCAATGTTTAATGAACAATACAGTAACAAAAGTGCCATACGTTATTTaatgtccaattttttttttattttgaattaCTTCAGGatttaaatagaattacatagattccAAAGTACAGAAACAAGCAATTCGACCCAACTGATCTATGTTGATGTTATACTCCATATGAACCTTCTCCTGGTCTaattgcctcttcctaccctgcctccatatccctcttcccttctccctcatgtaagcACCGAGCCTCAACTTAAATGTGTcagtgctatctgcttcaaccactcccatgtggcagcgagttccagattctTGCCACTCTCTGGCATTCTTTGCTCTTTGGATGAAATTAGAGGTGTAATTAAGTCATTGGGATTAAAAATGTCACTCAGACTTTCAGTTGCTTTCAGGTAAATTCACAGTGTGAAACTGAGCTCAAAGTCCCAGGAAGATTCATGGTTTGATTCTTGGCTTCTGCTGGTTAACTCTCAAGTAGAGCTTAAGTGTCCCTGATCTAAAAGAGTGCAAAATCAGCTGCAAATTActgactcctgatcactatcccgtGACTCCTGGAAATTGCACAAATGTGGATGTTGTGGAGGGGATCAGCTATGGGTCCTCTATTTCtgtccccacccccaatctttGGAGATgggtagaaagaaagacttgcatttatatagtgcctttcatgacctccaggatgtcccaaagcgctttacagctagtaaagtacttttttgcagtgtagtcgctgttgtaatagtCAAGTTCAGATATCTTCCGCTGTTTATCAAAAATTGAATTAATTTTTTGAGACTTAATTACTGTCAAACAAATTTCAAGAAAATGTTTTTAGTACAGTGAGTTAACAGATGTTTTTTTTCACTCTGATTTCTCAATAGCATCGAGAATTTAAAGAAAATTTTAGAAAATTGTAATGGAAATATGACTTGTTAACATTTAAGATTCAATGTTAAAAGTTGAATTTTAGTATTCTAAATATAACAATGCAGTGTAATCTTTAGTACAGATGATTCTTATAAATTGAATTTCTTTGAATGTGACagcatgtttttttttgtcaGGGCAAGGTCCACCACGACCACCTCCAGGTCCTCCTGGTCCACCAGGCCCCCCGGGTCCGCCTCCACCTGGGCAAGGTCTTCCTCCTCCATTAGGTGGGCCACCAAATCGTGGTGATCGTCCTCCACCCCCGGTTCTGTTTCCAGGACAACCATTTGGGCAACCTCCCATGGGTCCACTCCCTCCTggtcctccccctcctgttccaggCTATGGTCCTCCTCctggcccccctcctcctcaacaAGGACCACCCCCACCACCTGGTCCTTTCCCACCACGTCCTCCAGGTCCGATTGGCCCTCCTATTACtcttgctccacctccacatcttcCTGGACCCCCTCCTGGTGCACCACCTCCAGCCCCTCATGTAAATCCTGCCTTCTTCCCACCACCGGCCAATAATGTGATTCCTTCATCTGATAGTCGTGGACCTCCTCCGTCAGATCCATATGGGCGCCCCCCACCATATGACCGTGGAGACTATGGACCTGCTGGCAGGTAAATTTTATGTATGCTTTAATTGTTAATAAATGCCTTTATTGATCTTGAGGGAGAAAAATCCTTTGCAAATCATGCAAATATTAAATATGTTTAAGTTAAATTTACCTGAAaatgagggagggggggtgggtgctaTTGGATTTTAAAGTGGCTTACTGATCTTTCACCTCTAGgacgtgggttcaaatccagcagtGGTGGGTGATTCTTCAAATAAGTTTGTAGTTTCAACTCTTCGCTTAAATGCATGATACAAAACTGCCTAAAGTTCATGATTATATTGGAAATAATCAAGGATGCATTTAAATTGCAGCTATTGGTCTGAGACTGGTAGATGAATTTGGGTTTCAGCCAGGCAGAACCCTGTTTACGTTGCTTGGCTCCTGCCTGGCTGTAATTCCACCGTATCTATTTGAGAGGGaactgtgcatatgtggataGATGCATGGGCAGGGCTATCTTCCAGCTATTAGCAATTCAGATGTTTTAGAGAACAGGGAGGGGAGGTTCCCTGCTCTCAACATTTAAATTAAAGtaagttagattttttttaatgtacctGGTTGGTAGAACTAATTGACCAATTTTGACACTACTGAATTTATAATCCATGCAGTTTCGCAGCAAGTGGCACGAGGGTCAAGCCCTGAGTCCAGATTTCCAAGGCAACGGATGCTTTGCACTAGAGTTAAGCTTGCCGTGTAACTATGCCCAAAGAATCGCATTCTATTGTCAGCATTCATCTAGATGAATGTAAAAGAAATCCAtcagaaatgtttttttaaaaagcaggagAAAAAATTATAACATACATCCCATGTATCTGTTTAGAATGTCAAGAAAAGATAAGAATTTTGCATCTCAGGTTATCAGGAAATAAATTTTTACTAAGTTTTTCTATTGTCTTTGCATTATTTCTTTTCATGGCAGAGACATGGATTCTTCAAGGACTCCACTGAGTGAAGCAGAATTTGAGGAAATCATGAATCGAAACAGAGCCATTTCTAGCAGTGCAATATCGAGGGCTGTGTCGGACGCGAGCGCTGGTAAACTGAAGCAAatttccccttctcttcctctcccccgccccacaCACAGTGTGTATCCACTCTGAAAAGAGCAACTCGTACAAGAGTGCGGTTGTACTGATTCTGGTAACCACCTAGCACCTCGTTCAGTTGATGCTCTTGTGAACTTAagacagtgagtattggcaggctatttgattggGGCAGATTTCAATACATCTTCAGAAGTTGGAGCACATTGTAAATGGAAATTTACCGTTCATTTAACTTTGGAATGATTGATGCTGAAATATCATGTCAACGCATGTATGTTCCAGCAGAAGCCTCTGGATGGCAATCAGAGTGAAAACCAAAGcttactccccccgccccccgcccccaagacTCCGATCAGATGCTGGTTTTAGCATCCTAGCTGCGgcgctggctgagatcagctaacgacGGTGGTGTAGCAGAGTCTGGAGATCAAACTAGGACACTTTTTTTAGTCTGAATGGCTTAGTACAACACTAGGCCTTACAGTTACTGATTGGGCCATCAGCGGAGCCAGAAATGGATCAAATTTTGATGTCCGAGAATGTTGGAAGGTAAGACAAAGGTTCAAGTTGCAGAACTGGGATTGAAAAAGATGTGATAGCTGTAGTAAAGGCGGAATGTTGACTCTCTACATTTATTGATGCACGTATTTGAACAATTATAAACTAATTGTCAAATCTCTTTGTATGGATTGCAGGTGATTATGGAAGTGCTATTGAAACCCTGGTTACTGCTATTTCTTTGATTAAGCAGTCTAAAGTATCTGCTGATGACCGCTGCAAAGTTCTCATAAGTTCTCTACAGGATTGTCTTCATGGAATAGAATCAAAGTCATATGGTTCTGGGTCAAGGTACGGTGATAATTTCCATCCTTATCAAAATTCATTAATGTTGCTGGGGTTAATAAATTAGCAATTGTGTTGCATTTAACTTGCATAACGATCAGTTGTTAAAATTGCATTGATTTATGATTTTGCTGGTGACTGACTTGAAGTTTTTTGAACTGTAAAGCTTGCTTTACACTAGGCGGAAAGACTTGGCATGGCTGAATTTTGCTTGGAAGAGGATCTTTGCTACAAAATATTGTAGGCAGTGAGCAATcacaaggtttttttttgaaGGTCATCAGCTGATTGACTGTCCAACCTTATGGCTGGGAACGGGCTGCTGAGTGGTTTTAACCTTTTGCAGCATCAAACACAAATTGACTAAACTTGGAGAATTTGGTCTCTGGTCCTGTGATATGTGATGcataaactgtctgttatcacagCTTTCCAGTGCTGAttaatgtttgtgttttattctgtATTGACATAGTTGACTTCAGTAGGAGCAATTGCCACAATTCACCTAGATTTAACATTCCATCTGTCTCATGGGCCCAGCAACAATTTTccagaaatagaaagataaggTTGTAAGTCGAGGGTATTTTTTTGATCTATTTAGGGATTATGTTCTGTTGAAGTCTTTAGCCATTGAAAGATTGTCTCAGCATGTGGTCAGCCTTGTTAAAATAGATTTTCTGAAGGGGGGGGGTGTCTTCTGTTAGTCTAGAAGTACCATTCCAGGTAGGCCTGCACTTATGTGGCTTTGATCATGGTTTCAGTGCCTGTTCCATTTGGTGTAGGGCACATTAGAACTTTTTGTTCTGCCCTTGTGGTCCAGGCATTCCTGTTTAGTATTACTGATGTCCAGTCCCCATCTCTACCCATTGATGAGAATAGGACAAGAGATTCTCTCATTAATTTTAACATTTGTCCGCTGAGGGGCAATCTGTTATCTCGGTTTTTGAAGATTAAACTGAAGAGAGCGCAAATGGAAATGGGTGGTTAAATTTCCCTATTGGAATCCTGGCCCACGGTCATGACTGGGGACTACGTTCATTTCAGTATGGTGCCAGGATAACCTCACAGCTGAGGCTTCAGTTCCACATATGTGCATGCAAAGGACAAAAAAAATGCAGTCGTGGACCAGGTAGGTCACAGAGTTATGATTCACAGGATTTCATTCCAAATCGTCTAACAAAGGTGGGGGAGGTTGCCTGTACTGTAGTGTTACCTGTTCATGTGTTCACTTGTCCATCAATTTGATCATGTAATGGCCACAGATACTTTTACCATTAAGTGCAAAAATCGTGCTGTCTTTCGATTGTTCTGAATTGATTCAGTTGAATGAAATTTTAGCAAACCCTAGTTTACATTGTGCAAATTCTGAGTTCCAGATCCTAATGTTAGACTCAATCCAGCCAGGACATCATAGAGCAAGGGATAAGCAGGAAGGTATTGGgaaagtgggggagagggaggaaaagcTCCAATGGAATGTTGTGAGATCAGTTTCAGACCATTTGATAATTATATAAATTGTAACATGTTTCAGTTTAAATTCCTATCTGCTTCTGTAGATCTGGATGAGTTTAAATTGGAAGCTTTGTTACAGTTTAAATACTTTGTATTAATAAACACAGTGTTCCACTGAGTTCCAGTGATTGCTGCCCTTTGAATGATGGACTGAGCCAATTGAAATGGAGCGTTCTTTTCCATTTTGCCCTTCAGCATGCCACCCCTTCACAGCTCTGGTTGAGAACGACTGTGCTAATGGCATTCTCAGATCCAGACCAAGAAGGCAAGTCTCCTATGAAAAGGAAGCTCAAAAAGTCTCTCCATAAAGAGATTTAAAGTTGAAGCAAAAGTTATAATTAGTAGGGATTTGGTACTTGTTATAAGAAATTATAAGTAACGCTTTATAATTTATTTTGCAGGATCCCCCAAGTTGCAGATATTTTCTTCAGGCAGTTCTAGGAAATGGGAAAAAATGATCCTCTTAAAGGAAGAGGTCTAAAACAATATGGCTGAGGCCTTACAAAAGGTTTCCCTCAGATGAGGAAAACTGAGATGTTAAGTTTTAGATCTCAATGGAGATGTAGTGTTGATGCAGATCGAACATTGTAGATTTTCCAGCCTAGCATATTGTAAACAAGAGGATGTAGTAACTAGCACACTCGATGCAAGCTAAAAGATTTTTCACAAGTAGACCCCTCTATGCCTACGTACTTCAGATGATCACAGTACAGTAATCCAGAAATGAATCTCTAGTTCACTTTTCAGGACAAAAGACATTTGTGGCTTTGTTTGAATCCCAAGTGATAGTGCTTCTGTTTTCTAGACAGGCAGCAGTTTATTTGGAAGGGGAAGTTCCTGTATATAttttacacccccacccccaccgtacCAAGGATCCTTCACAAGGTGTTCATCTCCTCATAGGCTGAGGAAGTAAATCATCCTTGTGATAGCCAAGACAATGACAATATCTTAATGCAATGTCTTCTGCTTTGTTTTGGGGCAAAGAGCCATAAAGCTAGTCTTGCTCAACTGCCTGTAATGTTTTCAGTACACAACACTACTTTGTTTTGCAATCTTCTAATTTGAAGTGGTTTAAAGACACTTAAACTCTGGGGTTTACAGATTATCTGACTTGATGACATGGTTCTTAAAGGTCCAGGCTAGAGAGAACTAGATTTTCAGCAACCATACAGgaaagcctttttttaaaaaaaaattcaagatggTTAATTTAGTCCTCAGCGGATTGGCcatagggaattttttttttgtatcctCACAATGCTTGCCATTCTAGCATTTCTTACTTCAGAAAGAATTGCTTAGTTGCTTGCCCTAGTGATCTTATATAACACATGGATAGTGCAGTCATTGGGCTTCGCCTATAATTCTTGCTTAGGATTGTTTAAGTTCTATTTATAACTGGAGGTAACTGTATTTACATTGAGGGTCTGTGGTCTGTTGATGAGTCATAGTTTTCATCAGTCTATGCATTTCTCATTTGAGAAATGTAACTTATGGAAACCCATTGCTAATTACAAGTTAGCAAAGTGGGTACTAAAAAGTGGGTCAAAGATATCTGGGAAAACCTGACATTGAATTTCTGCATTGATTTGGTATAGTACTGTatgtgggggaaaaaaatagaATTGTGTATTTTTCAGGTATGATCTTCACTTTTTTCATTTCACGTTCAGCATATGCAAAACACTCCTAGTCTGTTCTCTCTTTTGCATTTGGATTGAAGCttattatattgaattgtttagggTTTCCCCTGCTACTGTATGTTTGGTCTTGTTGTTTTGATTGGGATTAAAATCAGCACAGAGGCTCACGGTATATATTGCAAAGGTCACCtgtctcctttttttaaaaaaaacacttcacaaaACAAAATACCCCTGGATGATTTTCTTTCAATGATTGGATGTTCTGCAGTATCCTATTGTATATGAAGTTAGAACTTCAATCAAAGAAGCAGTTGAACTTTGTTTCTTTGGTTCATCAGGATACATGTCTAATTTCTGAATTTGTGTGTTTGCTACAATACAGACTAAATTACGGTCATTTTTGTTGGTCTTGAGTAACAGGCAGCAAAATATACTTTCAGTATTTGAGCATTCAGTATTTTAGGGATATGGGAATTCTCATAAAATTCTGAGATGCAGTGTCCATTACCTAGTCCTCCTGATGTGGCAAAACTGTTAACCACAGTAATGAGTTAACTAACCTGTCCGACCATACAAAACAatgaagaaaatgtttttttttgtaaatgttgatttttaaaaaaaattgcttagcCTTGTTCCACTAAAGAGTAACTGTCTTTTAGGAAACGTGAACGTTCACGGGAGAGAGACCACAGTAGATCAAGAGAGAAAAGCAGACGCCACAAAGAGCGCTCACGAAGCCGTGATCGACATGATGACTATTACCGTGAAAGAAGTAGAGAGCGGGAAAGGCATCGTGATCGTGagcgagatagagacagagagagagacagagaacgagagtaTCGTCATCGTTAAATAGGTGGGTTGCTTTGTTCATTTATAATTGTGTAAAgcgatttgtttttatttttctgcCTATTCTACAAACAGATTTTTCAGAATTCTTCAATTTTATACAGTAGCATTCGACTGGGACCTTGTGTAAAGTTGCACAGAAGCTGTTTAGCACATTAGTCAAATAACATTCTTCAGAATTTTGGTAAGTATTGCTGAAGCTATCACCATTTGAGATGGGTGGAAGTCTAAATTGTGATGAATGGCAATTGAGTTATTTTATTTTGCACTTCAATTCATCAATTAGAGCATTGCTTTTCATGTAAGAAGTTAGAAAAGAACTTTTTTTTGCACACCAATTCATACCCTTCTCTCAATCCCTGCTGTAATTCAGAATTTTGTCTACATTGTATGTTCTGAAATAATTCTTAGAAATTATAATTGCTATCACGGACTATGCCACCAGAGGCACCTGTGTGGCTTAGAGTTCCGTTTCAAATAGTATTGTTTTTCTGTCTTTACAGTctttgcccccaccccaccatccttGCCCCATGCCATTTCCAGCAAACGTAAATAGCTGCCTTCAGCGCAACATGCTGCCGATCACCATTTTTTCTGGTTGCAGATAGGTTCAGTGCTAAGCCTGTTCATGCAGGGCAGATGGCTTTCACGGACCTCCTTCTTTCCCCCATCCACTCAGTGGGGAAGGTTTGCAGCCAGGAAATCAAGTTCCACTGGGACTTCTAAGAAACTGTGCTCAGTTGCTTCTCTGCCAACAGTATAAACAGGGGCAATTCCTGGACAAT includes:
- the cpsf6 gene encoding cleavage and polyadenylation specificity factor subunit 6, coding for MADGVDHIDIYADVGEEFNQETEYSGHDQIDLYDDVISPSANNGDAPEDRDYMDSMPQSVSDDGGKTPNSLGPNIVYTYTGKRIALYIGNLTWWTTDEDLTEALHSMGITDVLEIKFFENRANGQSKGFALICVGSETSSKKLMDMLPKRDMHGQNPIVTPCNKQSLSQFEMQSRKSTQSGQMSGEGKAGPPGANSRLAFSQSGRGRGRFPPSGPGGDRFPGPSGPGGPPPFPGQGPPRPPPGPPGPPGPPGPPPPGQGLPPPLGGPPNRGDRPPPPVLFPGQPFGQPPMGPLPPGPPPPVPGYGPPPGPPPPQQGPPPPPGPFPPRPPGPIGPPITLAPPPHLPGPPPGAPPPAPHVNPAFFPPPANNVIPSSDSRGPPPSDPYGRPPPYDRGDYGPAGRDMDSSRTPLSEAEFEEIMNRNRAISSSAISRAVSDASAGDYGSAIETLVTAISLIKQSKVSADDRCKVLISSLQDCLHGIESKSYGSGSRKRERSRERDHSRSREKSRRHKERSRSRDRHDDYYRERSRERERHRDRERDRDRERDREREYRHR